One Streptomyces sp. 840.1 genomic window, GACGGGCGAAGCGCCCTACGCGGGTGGCGCGAACCCGGTGGCGGGCGGCGGCGCGGGATCCGCCCCGGGAGCCGTCGCACCCCCGGCCGCCGCAGGCCGCACAGGCGATACGGAGACGGGGTGGGTGGCAGGGACCCCGGGCGCAGCCCCCGAGCCCCACGGCTGCTCGCTCACACCGGTGCCCCCGCCCGCCGGACCGGGGCCGGGCGGAAGCCCCGCCTGCGGTCCCTGGCTGCCGGAGCCGCCCGAAGCGGCCCGGGAGGCGGCGAACATCCGGTGCGCGTCCCGGGTCTGCCGCTCGTTCACCACGGCTGCCAGGTACGCGGCGGCGGGCACGCCCACGGGTGCCGGGACCCCGGTCCACCCGGAAAGCTCTCCCGCCAGCCGGCCGGCCATGGCCCGCCCCACGTCTGCGTCCAGTTGATGCATCCGCGTCAGGTACTGCCGTACGGCCAGCCACAGTTCGTCCGGGACCGCCGACAGATCCAGTCCGGCGAATCGCCCCACCAGCCAGGGCGGCGGGGGCGGGACAGTGGCGGACCGGCCCGCCGGCAGCCGCTCGCGGACGACGAGCGTCCCCGCGAAGACATCCCCGAGCCGTCTCCCACGCGCCGAAACCAGCGAGGCGACGGCAGCCACGACCCCGAGCGTCATGAGGATCTCCACCACGCCCATCGCCCCGCGCACCAGTGCGTGCCGGAAGCGGATCGGCCCCC contains:
- a CDS encoding RDD family protein, producing the protein MSELVTGDAVVLGLRPAKLPSRALALAIDLVVVGTAFVLVSVGLAVATAGLDEAAFAAVSVATFLLVLVGAPIAVETLSHGRSLGKLACGLRVVRDDGGPIRFRHALVRGAMGVVEILMTLGVVAAVASLVSARGRRLGDVFAGTLVVRERLPAGRSATVPPPPPWLVGRFAGLDLSAVPDELWLAVRQYLTRMHQLDADVGRAMAGRLAGELSGWTGVPAPVGVPAAAYLAAVVNERQTRDAHRMFAASRAASGGSGSQGPQAGLPPGPGPAGGGTGVSEQPWGSGAAPGVPATHPVSVSPVRPAAAGGATAPGADPAPPPATGFAPPA